The genomic window TTTTCTTTAATTGGCTGTGTAAAAGAAGGCCAGCCAGTTCCTGATTCAAATTTTTCGCTTGCATCAAAAAGAACCGTTCCACAGCATTTGCATTCGTAAATTCCAGGATCAAATAAACTGCATAGTTCAGAGCTAAAAGATCTTTCAGTTCCTTTTAAACGCGTAACTTGAAATTCTTCTGGAGTAAGAATCTGTTTCCATTCGTCCTCTGTTTTCTCCACTCTTTTGTCTGGAGTTGGATTTCCTTTATTTGTAAAATGAATTACGTCTGCCCATTTTATCATAACTTTTTTGGTTTTAAAGTTTCAAGTTTCAAGTTTCAGGTTTACTGTGACTGTCAGCTGAGACTGATCACTAAAAAACTGAACACTATTCCTCTTCTTTCTGTCCCATCATCATAAGATAGGCTTTCAGGAAAGGATCAATATTTCCGTTCATTACACCATCGACATCGCTTGTTTCGTAGCCGGTACGAACGTCTTTTACTAATTTATAAGGCTGCATTACGTAATTACGAATTTGCGAACCCCATTCAATTTTCATTTTTCCAGCTTCAATATCAGCACGCTGTGCTTGTTGTTTCTTCAACTCAATTTCATACAATTGAGAACGAAGCATTTGCATAGCACGCTGTCTGTTATCTTGTTGTGATCTCGTTTCAGAACATTGAATCTGGATTCCAGTTGGTTTGTGAACTAACTGAACTTTAGTTTCAACCTTGTTTACGTTCTGTCCACCAGCACCACTCGAACGAGAAGTTGTGATTTCGATATCGGCAGGATTAATGTCGATTTCGATACTATCATCAACTAATGGATAAACGTAAACCGATACGAATGAAGTATGACGTTTTGCGTTACTGTCAAATGGTGAGATTCGAACTAAACGGTGAACTCCGTTTTCTCCTTTTAGATATCCAAAAGAATAATCACCTTCAAATTCTAAAGTTACGGTTTTAATTCCGGCAACGTCGCCTTCTTGAAAGTTAAGCTCCTTAATTTTATAGCCATAACTTTCTCCCCACATCATGTACATACGCATCAGCATTCCTGCCCAGTCACAGCTTTCCGTTCCACCAGCACCTGCCGTAATTTGAACTACAGCACTTAAACTGTCACCTTCATCAGAAAGCATGTTTTTGAATTCGATATTTTCGATATGTGCTTGTGCGGCTTCATATTGTTCATCCAATTCTTCTACAGAAAGTTCTCCTTCTTTGTAAAAATCATAAGCCAGCTGTAATTCTTCTGTAAGAGCGACTGCTTTATCATAATCTTCAATCCATTTTTTCTTGTTTCGAAGATTTTTTACAATGTTTTCTGCTTCTTTTGGATTGTTCCAAAAATCAGGAGCGAACGTTTTTTCTTCTTCGTTTGCGATTTCTATTAGCTTGGCATCAACGTCAAAGATACCTCCTCAACGCACCAAGGCGCTCCACAATACCTTTTACTTGTTCGGCTGTTGTCATAAATTAATTAATAGGTTTTATATGTTTTTTAGAATTATTACGTTAATTTGGTCTAGAGAAACCAGCGAGTTAAATTTTACCAAAACTTGCTGAGAATAACTATAAGTAATACGTAATTTTGCATACAAAAATAAGATATAGTTTTTAGAATATGGAAATAAATTTAATCAGCGATACCATAACAAAGCCTACTTATGAAATGCTGCAGTATATGTTTAACGCCCATGTTGGCGATGATGTATACAAACAGGACCCAACGGTGATTGAATTGGAAAACAGGACAGCAGAGTTTTTTGGTATGGAAGCTGGTCTTTTCTTTCCGTCTGGAACTATGGCAAACCAGACTGCAATAAAACTGCATACGCAGCCTGGAGAACAGCTAATTGCTGATAAATATGCTCACGTGTATCATTATGAAGGAGGAGGGGTTTCTTTTAACAGCGGTGTTTCGTGCTGTTTAGTAGACGGAAACCGCGGAATGATAACTGCTGCACAAGTAAAAGCTGCAATAAATGATCCCGAGTTTTATCATAGTCCGCTAACAAGTTTGGTTTGTGTGGAAAACACAACCAATAAAGGAGGTGGAGCGTGTTACGAATTGGAAGATTTAAGAGAAATAAAAAAAGTATGCGATGCTCATAATTTGAAGTTTCATTTGGACGGAGCTAGGATATGGAATGCGTTAGTAGCTAAAAGACAGAATCCCAGAGAATTCGGAGCTATTTTCGATACTATTTCAGTTTGTTTGTCTAAAGGGTTAGGCGCTCCAATAGGTTCTGTACTGCTTGGAAGTAAAGCTGATATCCACAGAGCGTTGAGAATCAGAAAGATATTGGGTGGGGGAATGCGTCAAGTAGGGTATTTGGCTGCGGCAGGATTATATGCGTTGGCTCATAATATCGAACGATTGGCAGAAGATCACCGCAGAGCAAAAGAAATTGCAAAAATCCTAAGCACAAAACCTTGGATTTCATCTATCGAGCCTGTAGAAACTAATATTTTGATTTTTTCGCTTGCAGAAGGTTATAGCGATCAATTATTAATTGAGAAATTAAAACAGAAAAATATACTAATAAGCTCTTTAGGGCATAATAAGCTCAGAATTGTAACACATCTAGATTATAAAGAAGTGATGCATACGTATGTTTTAGAAACACTTTCGAAATTTTAAAAAAAAGCAGGATTTTAAAATCCTGCTTTTTTTTAGTTATTTATTTTGTCGACAATAAATATACTGTTGTTTACCGATTTGTCTGACGTAAGTTTAATGTGTTGATATGTTTTGGTTGATATGTTGAATTTTACAAGCTCAAAAAAGCCATCTTTTAACATGTGGCATACATACTCATTATTCGTTTTGTCAATAAAACCTACTCCATTTGGAAGCATAATTCCTAGAGATTCATTAGCTAAAAAGTCTTCAAAAGTATTATCTGCTAAATTAAATTTGCTGATAGTAACACCAAAATTTCCTGCTTTGTTTTTTAAACAATACACCGTATTAGAATAAACTGCGGCGTGTGAAAATGTGAAATTAGCGTTGTTAACCAAGATCTTCTTTGCAGAATAATTTTCTAAATCAATTTCAAAAGTTTCCGTGCGGCTGGAACTGTACAATTTTTTATTGCTTATAAAAGTTGAAAGAGATACTGTTTGGTCAAAATTTAAGCCTAAATAAGTAACTTCAAAAGTAGTAGGATCGATTTTTACTAGAAATGAATTATTAGCAAAAGTGCCAAGATATGGAAAGCCAATAACTATTCCGTAAAGTGTTTTTTGATTATCGTCCCATGCTAATGAACTTATTGTAGGTTCGTCTCCTTTGATTTCTTTTGGAAAAACTAATGTTTTTGAGGCAGTAGTTTTAGAATTTTTATCAAAAACAAAAAGTTTGTCATTTGGCGGATAATGTTCTGTTAAAAAAATCTTTTCAGAATTTGATGCAATTGTACCAGGATTAATAGTAGTGGTTTGTGTACCCTCAAATTGAGCGTAAGCTGATATTTTTCCGCTATTGTTTCCTATTTTGTTAATTTCGCCTGAAGAGGTTACTGCTAAATAACTAAAGTCGTCTTTCTCTTGAGGTGTAGATGAATCATTGGAACATGAAAATAGAAACAAGCCAATAAAGCTAATAGCTAGGGTTTTGTAGGTTAAGCTCATGTTTTACTAGATTATTTAAACAAATTATCCATTCCAGGAATAGAAGGCATATCCATTCTTGCAACAGCGTCTAATTCTCTTTCGTTTACACTTGTAGCTTTTTCTATTGCTTTATTTAACGTTACGATTAAGTAATCTTCTAATTGTTCTTTGTCTTCCAATAAAGAATCATCAATAGAAATTGATTTTATTTTTCTGCTTCCAGTAATCGTAATTTTTAATAATCCGTCAGCGCTTTGTTCATCAATCAAAACAGTATCTAAACGCTTTTTTGTATCTTCAATTTTTTGCTGGGTTTCTTTAAGTTTACCCATCATTCCCATTAAATCCATTTTTGTTGATTTTTTAAATTATTTCAGACAAAATTACTATATTGCTGTGTTAATTCAATAGAATATTTTATGAAAAAATTAATTTTGTTCTGTTGTGTTTGTGCTATTTTTGCGTCTTCATATTTAAAAATTAATGCTCAATCAATGCAAAATGATATATCGGCTCCAAAGGCTAAAATAATTCCAAAGACATTAAAAAAACATAAAGAAACTAGGATTGACAACTATTTCTGGCTTAATGACAGAGAGAATTCAGAAGTAATCGATTATCTAAATCAGGAAAATGCTTATTATGCAAGCATGACTTCTCATACAAAGACTTTACAAGATAATCTGTTTGAAGAAATGAAAGGGAGAATTAAAGAAGATGATTCTTCGGTTCCTTATTTCTACAATGGATATTTTTATATAACACGTTTTGAAACAGGTCAGGATTACCCAATTTTTGCCAGAAAAAAAGGGAGTCTTTCTGCAGAAGAAGAAATTCTTTTTGACTGTAACGAAATGGCAAAAGGACACGCTTATTTCAAATTAGGAGGTTTAAGCATTAGTCCGGATAATAAATTTGCTAGTTTCGGGATAGATATTGTAGGGAGAAGAATCTATACTATTCAGGTTAAAAACTTAGAAACTGGTGAAATATTAGCTGATAAAATAGAAAATGTTACGGGAGCTTCTGTTTGGGCAAATGATAATAATACTATTTTTTACGTTAGACAAGATGAAACAACACTAAGAGCTGATAAAGTTTTTAGACACAAATTAAATACTGCATCTGAAAAGGATATTTTGGTTTTTGATGAAATTGATGATACTTTTAATGTGTCAATCAGTAAAGAAAAATCAAGAAAATATATTGTTATTGGTTCTGGAAGTACTTTGACAACAGAATATAGAATTTTGAATTCAGACAATCCAGATGGAGAATTTGTTGTTTTTCAGCCACGTGTTCGCGGATTAGAATACAGTATTTCTCATTACGAAGATTCGTTTTATATTTTAACCAATAAAGACAAGGCGACGAATTTCAAGTTAATGAAAACGCCTGAAGGCAAAACAGGAAAGAAAAACTGGGTTGATCTTATTCCGCACAGAGAAGATGTTTTGTTGGAAGATATTGAGATATTTAAAAACTATTTGGTTGTTGAAGAACGCTCTAATGGATTGAATCACATCAGAATCATGCCTTGGAATGATGAACCAGATTATTATCTTCCTTTCGGCAGTGAAACCTATAATGCGTACACCACAACAAATGTTGATTTTGATACCGATATTTTACGTTATAGCTATCAATCATTGGCAACTCCGTCTTCTGTGATTGATTTTAACATGAAGACTAAAACCAAAGAAATCTTGAAAGAACAAGAGGTTCTAGGTGGGAAATTTGATAAAAACAACTACGTAGAAGAACGAGTTTGGGCAACGGCTAGAGATGGCGTAAAAGTGCCAATTTCTATGGTTTATAGAAAAGGATTAGAGAAAAATGGTAAAAATCCGTTGTTGTTATATGCGTATGGTTCGTACGGAATTACAATGGATACTTATTTTTCTTCAACACGACTATCGCTCTTAGATCGCGGATTTGTTTATGCTATTGCACATATTAGAGGAGGGGAAGACTTAGGAAGACAATGGTATGAGGACGGAAAACTGTTAAAAAAGAAAAATACCTTTACAGATTTCATCGATTGCTCTAAATTTGTAATTGACCAAAAGTACACTTCTCCGGAACATCTTTATGCAGAAGGAGGATCTGCTGGCGGACTTTTAATGGGAGTAATCGTAAATGAAGCTCCTGAATTATATAATGGCGTTATCGCTCAGGTGCCTTTTGTAGACGTAATTACAACTATGTTGGATGACAGTATTCCGCTTACAACTGGAGAGTATGACGAATGGGGAAACCCAAACAATAAAAAATATTACGATTATATGTTGTCGTATTCGCCTTACGATAATGTAAAAGCGCAGGAATATCCTAACATGTATGTTTCTACCGGATTGCATGATTCGCAGGTACAGTATTGGGAACCAGCTAAATGGGTTGCGAAATTGAGGGATTTAAAAACAGATAATAAGCTTTTGTTTTTAGATACCAACATGGATGCAGGTCATGGTGGGGCTTCGGGACGTTTTGAGGCTTTAAAAGACTTAGCAAAGGAATTTAGTTTTTTATTAGATTTAGAAAAAATTAAAAGCTAATTAGAAATTTTTTGTTAAATTTGCAACCTATCAAGGTTAATTTAAAAAGGCCTTTGATTAACTATTTTTTTATGAAAGAAGAAATAACTGCTTATAATAATGTTTTAGAGTTAATAGGAAATACCCCCCTTATTAAGCTAAATAAAATTACCGAAGAGTTAGAAGGAAATTTCTACGCAAAGGTAGAAGCTTTCAACCCAGGTCATTCCTCAAAAGATAGAATAGCATTATATATTATTGAAGAAGCCGAAAGAAAAGGAATTCTATCTCCGGGAGATACCATTATCGAAACCACATCTGGTAATACAGGATTTAGTTTAGCAATGGTAAGCATTATTAAAGGTTACAATTGTATTTTGGCTGTAAGCTCAAAATCATCTAAAGACAAAATTGACATGTTGAGAAGTTTAGGCGCCAAAGTGTATGTCTGTCCGGCTCACGTTTCTGCAGATGATGAAAGATCTTATTATAATGTAGCAAAACGTTTGCACGAAGAGACAAAAGGTTCTGTCTATATTAATCAATATTTCAACCAATTAAATATTGATGCTCACTACAACACTACAGGTCCAGAGATTTGGGAACAAACAAAAGGACAAATTACGCACTTAGTTGCTTGCAGCGGAACAGGAGGAACGATCTCTGGAACTGCAAAATTCTTAAAAGAAAAAAATCCAAATATTAGAATCTTAGGAGTTGATGCTTTTGGATCGGTATTGAAAAAATACCACGAAACAAGAGAATTCGACAGCAAAGAAATTTACCCTTACCGTATAGAAGGTCTTGGTAAAAACTTAATTCCATCGGCTACCGATTTTGATATTATTGATAAATTCATGAAAGTAACCGACGAAGAAAGCGCTCACTCTGCTAGAGAGGTTACTAGAAAAGAAGGTTTATTTGTTGGATATACTTCAGGAGCGGTAATGCAAGCTATTAAGCAGTATGCTGAAGAAGGAGAATTTACAAAAGACAGTAATATTATTGCTATTTTCCCAGATCATGGTTCTCGTTATATGAGTAAAGTATTCAGTGATGACTGGATGAACGAGCAAGGTTTCTTTGATAGTGTTAATGAAGAAGAAGCGCAAAAAATTGAATTCGTAAAGTAATAAAAATGCTTTTCAAAATATATAAACTCCATTCGTTTTAGAATGGAGTTTTTTTTTGTATAAACTTTTTTGAGTTTTGAATGTTTTTTTTATTAAAGTTAAAATTTACTATTTTTTTAAATATACCGTATTTATACGTAAGAAATTGATGGTTTTTAATGGTTTAAACTTAGTGTTTTAACTAAATCTTTGAATTTTATTTAGAATTTTTTACCCTCAAAATGCATGAAAACGTTATTTTAACGAGTTTTTAGGTATTTTGTCGGAAATTTTTCTTTTAAAAAATGTAATGGTCTAGTTTTGAGGTATTAAGATAACGAAAGTTGTTTAATCCCTAAAATCTACTATTATGATAAGATTACTACTAACAGTATTGTTTGTGAGTTCTTTGAATGTGAATGCACAAACACCAATTCAGGAATTTAATTTTAATGGTACCTTAAATAATACAGCAAATACGATTTCATTCATTGGAACCAATAATTTTGTAGCTGATAGAGCAGGAGTTTTAAAAGGAGCTCAGCGATTAAATAATAAAGCTTTAGAAGCTGTGATAGATAATCTGCCTCAAGGAAAAAGTTCAAGAACAATTAGTATTTGGGTTAAATTCAACGATATTTCAAATGCAAACTATATCTGGGGCTACGGAAACCCACTAAATGCTCAATATTGTGGTTTATTGCAGCAAGCAACAACTTCTTCTAACTCTGACTTAAGTTTAGCTGCTTGGGGCGCTTCTAATGATGTCATAGTATCTACACCCTTAGAAAAGAATATTTGGTATAATTATACTATAACATATGAAGGTACAACTTCTAAGATATATCGTGATGGTAAATTATTAAAGTATCTGGAAGGTATGGCACGATCTACTAACGGAAATATTTTTAGATTGGGCGAAATCAATACAATGGTGGGAATTAATGCTGATATAGATGATTTAAAGATCTATAATATAGCTTTGACCCCAGATCAGGTAAATGAGTTATATGAGAGCGAAAAAGCATCTGGCTTACTTACAGTGGCTGCAGAGGCGAAGACGACAAAAATTGCAGTAAAAGCAAAACCAAATCAAACAATAATTACTTCGGATGATGTTAACGGAACAGTAAAAAGCATCGAAGTTTATTCGCAAGGACAAAAAATAGTGGGAAGCAATGCGGCAAATATAGCCGATCTTCCGGAAGGGACTTATTTATTAAAAATTACCAGTACTCCATCAAAAAAAATTACCTCAAAATAAATGGTTTTTTAGTTTGTTTTTAAATGTTAGTTAGTTTTTTTATTGCGTAAGCAATTGAGTTTTTGGAATAGTAAGGAAAGCTTTCTGTGTTCAGGAAGCTTTTTTTAGTCTAATTTCCATCCAAAAGTAGTCTGAAATACATAATCATCTTTTGATGCTCCTTCTTTAGGTTTATTGTCATAGTTGTAGATAAATGATAATTTGATGAAAAAATCTAATGGTAAATCATATTTTGTATCTACAGAAAAATCGGTACGAATTCTTTTGCTTTCTGTTAAACTCGGAAAAAAATTCACTTTAGACTGAATGCTAAAATCTCCTATATCATATAAGTTTAGATCACTGCCCAAGAATAACTCCAAACTTTTATTCGCTTCTGTTACTCCTGTAAAACGTTCGTGGTTGAAAGATAATCCAGAAGCAACTCCCCAGTATTTTTTGTTGTTATGTATTAGATATTTTCCATAACCGGCCTTTGAAACAATACGAAGGTCAATATCCTGCTCTGTATTTTTTAAAGTAACAACTGATAATGGAATAAAATAGTCTTTTGGCAGTAAATGAATATAGCTGACATCGGTATCTATCCTTCGTATAGGATCGCTATCATCTTGTATAGATTGAATTTGTTTGTACGTTGCAGTTCCGTACCATTTTTTCGCTGTATAGCCTAAATTCACATTTATAGTTAGTTGCTGTAAGCTTTGTGCTTTAGTCAATTTGATTCCAGCGTCGAAACTAGCATCAAGTCTTCCCCAAAAGCTCTCGTCAACAGGTTTAATTCGTACAATATCAGCGAGATCAATAATGCTTTTGGTTTGTGTTTCAATATTGGTGATTTCGCATTTTCCAGGAGTTTCAATTTTGATGATTTTTCCGTTTAGCAAATCTCCATTCGAAAGATTTATAATATAAATTCGATCTGAACTAATATTTTTAACATGTTTCCATTCTAACTTGAAATCTTCTTTGCTGTAGTCGGTTTCTATTTGTAGAATACCTTTGTTCATTGTCTTTATTTCGCCAATAATAATATCATTGTTTTTTAGTACAAGAGTATCAGAAATCTGTGCATTGATCTTTAAGAAAAATAAAAGAAAAAATAAGAGTAAGGTTTTCTTCATGCTAAGGCTTATTTCTTTGATTTACAGCTTATAATGTTAAAGTTAAAAATAAAAACATAATTTTAGAGAGAATCAAAAAAAAATCCTGTTGTAATGCAGTTAAATTCTGCAAGTAAGAAGGGGGTTAATTGAAAAATTTTTAGAAATAATGTAGTTTGAACTGTAAAGTGTTTTTTGTGAGAATTATGTATTTGTGTGTAGGAATTGTTTGGAGGTGTTGAATTTTAATTATAGTTTTAACAAATTTTCTAAAAATAATAAACGAAATTTTAAAATTGTAAAATCTATAATGTTTAAATTTTGCAATAAATTGCTAATTGCCTTAAACCAAAACGATTCTGATAAAAGCTATAACTATGAAAAAAATATTACTCACTTTATTGTTTGTAAATTTTTTAACTGCGAATGCGCAAAATCCGGTACAGGAATTTAACTTCAATGGAAATTTAAACAGTGCCGATAATACTATTTCTTTTTTAGGTGCTCCAGTTTTTGTAAACGATAGAATGGGAAGCCCTAAAAGTGCTTTGCGGGTTACAAAAGCTTATCAGGCAGTAATAGGAGAGCTTCCTCAGGATAATAAACCAAAAACAATATCGGTTTGGGTAAAATTTAATGCCATAAATATTCCTAATTATATTTTGGGTTATGGAGCGGCTGTAAACGGACAGTATTTCGGATTAGTGCAGCAGCCTGTGTCTGGAAGCAATTCAGATTTAAGTTTGGTTGGCTGGGGAGATACCAACAATGTCATAGTTTCTGTCCCGTTAGTAAAAGAAACGTGGTACATGTATAGTATCACTTATGATGGAAATATGTCAAAAATATATCGCAATGGCGAATTGCTAAAATCTGTGGGAGGAATTCAGCGTTCTGCAAAAGGATATATTTTGAACCTTGGAAAGCTAAATACCTCAACAAGTATTAACGTAGATATTGACGATTTAAGATTGTATAGTGTTGCCATGACAGACGAACAAGTGAGGGAAGCTTATAATAGTTCGAAACTAAATGATGTGACTGTAGCCGAAACAACATCTGTTTCAAATTCTTTGGCTTCAAATACATCAAAAAAAGCTGTTGCAGCGCCTATAGCTGGAAAAACTTCTTTACCTGCAGCCCCAGCTGAAACTAAGAAAAGTGCTAAAATTATTGAAGTTTTCTCTCAAGGAAGACAAATAATGAGTGCTAATGCTTCTAATATTACCGATTTGCCAGAAGGGACATATTTGATTAAGGTAATTAATTCAAACAAAAAGTAATTTCACTTTTCCTTCAAAAAAAAGCCCTCCAGATTTTGGAAGGCTTGTAAATTATCTTTTTTTCTGTTGACCTGGCGCATAAGCTTTGGCACTTTGGTCTCCATTCATTTTTTTGGCTTGTCCTGGTGGTATTTTTTTTCCTGATGAAGGGTGAGGGTGGCCGTGAGTGTGTACATGTGTGCTACAGCTGATCACGCTTAGTACTAAGAACAAAAGTACTAGGGCTACTACAGCAATTCGAGTGATTTTTGATGTTTGCATTTTTAGTTTAAATTATATTTGAGGTGTTGCAAATATAATCGAAATGTTATCTTTAAAAGTATTTAAATTTAGTTTAAAATGAATTCAAATAATCATCTGAGTATTTTTTATTTTATTTTTAAAACCTTTAATATTTAAAAATAAGCATGACAATAAAAGAAGAATTTCTAATGATTGGATTTACAGGTTTTGTTCATTTGGATAAGAAAAAGAGAGACGGTAAGGAGAGAATAACTTTCTGTTCTAAATATCTTGACGAATGGATTTTTCTATTACTGGTTAATGAAGATGACATTTGGGAAATAGAAAAAAAATGAAGATAACGATATGATCAGCAATATATTAAATAAAAATAAAGCATCACTTGATGCAAAAGACTTGCTTCTGTTTTTTAAAAACTATTATTACGCTAATAATGATTTTTCGAATGATTTGTAAGCAGAATCAATTATAAAGAATTACATGCCCGTTTCTTCATTTTTTTAGCCAACAATACCAAATTCAATATCTTCTATTAATGAAGTCCATAATCCGTTGTCGCTTTTTAATAGATTTTCGTCTATTTTCAGCAATTCTGTTTCTAAAAATTTTGCATATTTTTTATGGTTTGAATCCTTTCGATAGTTGCCAAACTTTTGTTGGGGAATATCGTTTTCCCATAAGTTATCATAAGTATAAAGCTGTATGATCAAATTTTTAAGTGATTTCGAAATAAAAAACTGACCATCTCTCTTTATCTCTCTAGATTCTAAATCTAAAATCAGATTGTTATTAGAAAGTGTTTTTCCAATTACAATTTCTGATTCTGATAATTCGCAAAGATCGTCAGTAAACTGAAAATCTAAAACACCATTTGATAATCCAATTTGCGAAAGAATTAAAATTTCTTCATCAGTAAGTTTTTGACTTATTTGAGGGGCAATTTCTCTCTTAATCAGATTTGAACCAAAATGAAATTTTATTTTGTCTAATTGATCAATCATTTTTAAAATAGGTGCTAATAGATTTATTCTCCTTTTTCTGAATCAGTTCCAGTTGCAATTGATTGGATTGATATTTTTGTCCTCTATAAATCCATCTAAAGATATTGGAATAAAGCGATTCATTAACAATATTTCTTTTTTCAATAATTTTTTGCTCTTCTAAATCATATACAAAACAGCTATTTGAAAAAGCTTGAATAACTTGCAGTTGAGTTGAATTAATCAAAAAAGCCCATTCGATATTAACATCTTCATCAAACTTTATTTTTTTGTTTTCTAAAGTTCGAAGATCGGTCAACACCAAACTTCTTTTATTGATTAATAAATGATTTTCTGGATAAAAGAAACTCCCAACCAAACTGTCTTGAAATGTATATCCGTCTTCTCTAAAATATACTTTTAAGCTAGTTTTG from Flavobacterium sp. KACC 22763 includes these protein-coding regions:
- a CDS encoding LamG domain-containing protein translates to MKKILLTLLFVNFLTANAQNPVQEFNFNGNLNSADNTISFLGAPVFVNDRMGSPKSALRVTKAYQAVIGELPQDNKPKTISVWVKFNAINIPNYILGYGAAVNGQYFGLVQQPVSGSNSDLSLVGWGDTNNVIVSVPLVKETWYMYSITYDGNMSKIYRNGELLKSVGGIQRSAKGYILNLGKLNTSTSINVDIDDLRLYSVAMTDEQVREAYNSSKLNDVTVAETTSVSNSLASNTSKKAVAAPIAGKTSLPAAPAETKKSAKIIEVFSQGRQIMSANASNITDLPEGTYLIKVINSNKK